A single region of the Pseudomonas solani genome encodes:
- the ccoG gene encoding cytochrome c oxidase accessory protein CcoG has translation MSEMIPVRQVEVVQPSRPAAASKSLYASSAPIHTRSFTGRFRNFRLLGAGLLCLLFFGTLWFDWDGRQAVLWSLEDSKFYIFGATFWPQDFILLSGLLIICAFGLFFITVFAGRVWCGYSCPQSVWTWMFMWVEQRTQGDRNQRIKLAAAPWGVEKVLRNLAKHGLWLAISLATAVTFVGYFTPVRELATEIVTLQAGGISLFWVLFFTAATYVNAGWMREQVCIHMCPYARFQSVMFDKDTLIVSYDAARGESRGARKKGVDPKAQGLGDCIDCTVCVQVCPTGIDIRDGLQIACIGCAACVDACDSVMDKMGYARGLVGYSSERALEGGHTHLLRPRLIGYATALVLMIGAFGWLLAARSEISMDVIKDRGMFRENAAGEIENIYNLKLINKTQLAHRYRLELAEGEGLRLQAPAEVKIEAGEILELPVSVAQEDDALGGGSRELVFRLTSLDGDAASASADSTFVSPHR, from the coding sequence ATGAGCGAGATGATTCCCGTCAGGCAGGTAGAGGTCGTCCAACCGAGTCGCCCCGCCGCCGCCAGCAAGTCCCTTTATGCCTCCAGTGCCCCGATCCACACCCGCAGCTTCACCGGGCGGTTCCGCAACTTCCGCCTGCTCGGCGCCGGTCTGTTGTGCCTGCTGTTCTTCGGCACCCTCTGGTTCGACTGGGATGGCCGCCAGGCCGTGCTCTGGAGCCTGGAGGACAGCAAGTTCTATATCTTCGGCGCGACCTTCTGGCCGCAGGATTTCATCCTGCTGTCGGGGCTGCTGATCATCTGCGCCTTCGGGCTGTTCTTCATCACGGTGTTCGCCGGGCGCGTGTGGTGCGGCTACAGCTGCCCGCAGAGCGTGTGGACCTGGATGTTCATGTGGGTCGAGCAGCGCACCCAGGGCGACCGCAACCAGCGCATCAAGCTGGCCGCCGCACCCTGGGGCGTGGAGAAGGTGCTGCGCAACCTGGCCAAGCACGGCCTGTGGCTGGCCATCAGCCTGGCGACGGCTGTGACCTTCGTCGGCTACTTCACCCCGGTGCGTGAACTGGCCACCGAGATCGTGACCCTGCAGGCCGGCGGCATTTCGCTGTTCTGGGTGCTGTTCTTCACCGCCGCCACCTACGTGAACGCCGGCTGGATGCGTGAGCAGGTGTGTATTCACATGTGCCCCTATGCGCGCTTCCAGAGCGTGATGTTCGACAAGGACACGCTGATCGTTTCCTACGATGCCGCCCGGGGCGAGTCCCGCGGGGCGCGCAAGAAGGGGGTCGATCCGAAGGCCCAGGGCCTGGGCGATTGCATCGATTGCACGGTATGCGTGCAGGTGTGCCCCACCGGCATCGACATCCGCGATGGCCTGCAGATCGCCTGCATCGGCTGCGCGGCCTGCGTAGACGCCTGTGATTCGGTGATGGACAAGATGGGCTACGCCCGTGGCCTGGTGGGCTACAGCTCGGAACGCGCCCTGGAAGGTGGCCACACCCACCTGCTGCGCCCCCGCCTGATCGGCTACGCCACCGCCCTGGTGCTGATGATCGGCGCGTTCGGCTGGTTGCTGGCGGCGCGCTCGGAAATCTCCATGGACGTGATCAAGGACAGGGGCATGTTCCGCGAGAACGCCGCCGGCGAGATCGAGAACATCTACAACCTCAAGCTGATCAACAAGACCCAGCTCGCCCACCGCTACCGCCTGGAGCTGGCCGAGGGCGAGGGCCTGCGCCTGCAGGCACCGGCCGAGGTGAAGATCGAGGCGGGCGAGATCCTCGAGCTGCCGGTTTCGGTGGCCCAGGAAGACGACGCGCTGGGCGGTGGCTCCCGCGAGCTGGTGTTCCGCCTCACCAGCCT
- a CDS encoding BRO-N domain-containing protein, translated as MKNAFTPLVFYHHHQRLRAVMVDNQPWFVAHDFAQLIGLADALPLLPSLQPHEQHTLSLRYTDDFHEEVVVISDIGAYRALFQFGTPKHGDLGRWVNEVLVPTLHDYHRTPDAAPTRETRTYEGRQLGVVRWQGELWVAWRDLPLFMASGKEVSA; from the coding sequence ATGAAAAACGCATTCACCCCCCTCGTTTTCTATCACCACCACCAACGCCTGCGCGCCGTGATGGTCGACAACCAGCCCTGGTTCGTCGCCCATGATTTCGCGCAGTTGATCGGCCTGGCCGATGCCCTGCCCTTGCTCCCTTCCTTGCAGCCTCACGAGCAGCACACCCTCTCCCTCCGCTACACCGACGACTTCCATGAAGAGGTGGTGGTGATCAGCGATATCGGCGCCTACCGGGCGCTGTTCCAGTTCGGCACGCCCAAGCACGGCGATCTGGGCCGCTGGGTGAACGAAGTGCTGGTGCCGACGCTGCATGACTACCACCGCACGCCCGATGCGGCGCCTACGCGTGAAACGCGGACCTACGAGGGCCGGCAGCTGGGTGTGGTGCGCTGGCAGGGAGAGCTGTGGGTGGCCTGGCGGGATTTGCCGCTGTTCATGGCCAGCGGCAAGGAGGTGTCGGCATGA
- the pbpG gene encoding D-alanyl-D-alanine endopeptidase — MKIRTSLFKALFLCTSLALASPANAQTPAPLRDPAQLQLASGSAMLLDLKTNKIIYSNNPDLVVPIASVTKLMTALIVLEAKQSMSEVIAIDISQTKEMKGVYSRVRLGSQATRHDMLLMALMSSENRAAATLAHHYPGGYPAFIAAMNAKARALGMKHTRFVEPTGLSLNNVSTAHDLVQLLVASNKYPLLSELSTTKEKTITFVKPRYSLGFSNTNHLTRKADWNIELTKTGFTDEAGHCLVMRTRMGNQQVAMVLLDAFGKYTHFADATRMRRWVETGKSGPIPVAAKAYRQQKDSARKQQMIATPN; from the coding sequence GTGAAAATCCGAACCTCGCTCTTCAAGGCCCTGTTCCTCTGCACCAGCCTCGCGCTGGCCAGCCCTGCCAACGCCCAGACCCCCGCGCCCCTGCGCGACCCGGCGCAACTGCAACTCGCCTCCGGCAGCGCCATGCTGCTGGACCTGAAGACCAACAAGATCATCTATTCCAACAACCCCGACCTGGTGGTGCCCATCGCCTCGGTCACCAAGCTGATGACCGCCCTGATCGTGCTTGAAGCCAAGCAGTCGATGAGCGAAGTCATCGCCATCGACATCAGCCAGACCAAGGAAATGAAGGGCGTGTACTCGCGCGTTCGCCTGGGCAGCCAGGCCACCCGCCACGACATGCTGCTGATGGCGCTGATGTCGTCCGAGAACCGCGCCGCCGCGACCCTGGCCCACCACTACCCGGGCGGCTACCCGGCCTTCATCGCCGCGATGAACGCCAAGGCCCGCGCCCTGGGCATGAAGCACACCCGCTTCGTCGAGCCCACCGGCCTGTCGCTGAACAACGTCTCCACCGCCCACGACCTGGTGCAACTGCTGGTGGCGAGCAACAAGTACCCGCTGCTCAGCGAGCTCAGCACCACCAAGGAAAAGACCATCACCTTCGTCAAGCCGCGCTACAGCCTGGGCTTCAGCAACACCAACCACCTCACCCGCAAGGCTGACTGGAACATCGAGCTGACCAAGACCGGCTTCACCGACGAGGCCGGCCACTGCCTGGTGATGCGCACCCGCATGGGCAACCAGCAGGTGGCCATGGTGCTGCTCGACGCCTTCGGCAAGTACACCCACTTCGCCGACGCCACACGCATGCGCCGCTGGGTGGAAACCGGCAAGAGCGGCCCCATCCCGGTCGCCGCCAAGGCCTACCGCCAGCAGAAGGACTCGGCGCGCAAGCAGCAGATGATCGCCACGCCGAACTGA
- a CDS encoding HigA family addiction module antitoxin, which yields MTQHNPPHPGEILLEDVLPTLGISIAEMARRLSIARETLSRIMHGHAPISPDLAVRLERAGISTARMWLAMQGSYDLWQAEQREQPPIERFAEIA from the coding sequence ATGACCCAGCACAACCCTCCCCACCCGGGCGAAATCCTCCTCGAGGACGTGCTGCCCACGCTGGGCATCAGCATCGCGGAGATGGCCCGGCGCCTCAGCATCGCCCGCGAAACCCTGTCGCGGATCATGCACGGCCACGCGCCGATCAGCCCGGACCTGGCGGTACGGCTCGAACGCGCCGGCATCAGCACCGCGCGCATGTGGCTGGCCATGCAGGGCAGCTACGACCTCTGGCAGGCCGAACAACGCGAGCAGCCACCCATCGAGCGCTTCGCCGAAATCGCCTGA
- a CDS encoding type II toxin-antitoxin system RelE/ParE family toxin, translating into MIRSFRHKGLRLFYETGSTKGIIAEHAKRLSRALLMLENAHGPADLNIPGWRLHPLKGDLESWWSISISGNWRVIFRFIDNDVELLDYLDYH; encoded by the coding sequence ATGATCAGGAGCTTCAGGCACAAGGGATTACGTCTCTTCTACGAGACGGGCTCGACCAAGGGCATCATCGCGGAGCACGCCAAGCGTCTGTCCCGCGCCCTGTTGATGCTGGAAAACGCCCACGGGCCGGCCGACTTGAATATCCCGGGCTGGCGTTTGCACCCGCTGAAAGGCGACCTGGAGTCCTGGTGGTCGATCAGCATCAGCGGCAACTGGCGCGTGATCTTCCGTTTCATCGACAACGACGTCGAACTGCTCGATTACCTGGACTACCACTGA
- a CDS encoding LrgB family protein produces the protein MSAPLLPGVSDHPLFHLALTLGAYQLALLLFEKTRSVLAQPVLVGTLLVVAALLACDIDYATYRSASSMLWLLLGPATVALAVPLYLNLPRIRQLFWPVLIALAVGGTVTLALTLLLAHLLGAGHAMLMTLAPKSVTSPIAILVAEQLGGSASLAAVFVMITGVLGAALGPALLRMARVTHPAARGLALGLTAHAVGTAQALQENSETGAFAALAMSLAGVATAVLLPVLLG, from the coding sequence ATGAGCGCCCCGCTGCTGCCCGGCGTCAGCGACCACCCGCTGTTCCACCTCGCCCTGACCCTGGGCGCCTACCAGCTGGCGTTGCTGCTGTTCGAAAAGACCCGCTCGGTGCTGGCGCAACCGGTGCTGGTGGGCACCCTGCTGGTGGTCGCCGCCCTGCTCGCCTGCGACATCGACTACGCCACCTACCGCAGCGCCTCGAGCATGCTCTGGCTGCTGCTGGGCCCGGCCACCGTCGCCCTGGCGGTGCCGCTGTACCTGAACCTGCCGCGCATCCGCCAGCTGTTCTGGCCGGTGCTCATCGCCCTGGCCGTGGGCGGCACGGTGACCCTCGCGCTCACCCTGCTGCTGGCCCACCTGCTGGGCGCCGGCCACGCCATGCTGATGACCCTGGCGCCGAAATCGGTGACCTCGCCCATCGCCATCCTGGTGGCCGAGCAACTGGGCGGCAGCGCCTCGCTGGCGGCGGTGTTCGTGATGATCACCGGCGTGCTCGGCGCCGCCCTCGGCCCGGCCCTGTTGCGCATGGCACGGGTCACCCACCCCGCCGCCCGCGGCCTCGCCCTGGGCCTCACCGCCCACGCCGTCGGCACCGCCCAGGCGTTGCAGGAAAACAGCGAGACAGGCGCCTTCGCCGCCCTGGCCATGAGCCTGGCGGGCGTGGCGACGGCGGTGCTGTTGCCGGTGTTGTTGGGGTGA
- a CDS encoding CidA/LrgA family protein, with translation MLRGMFLLLSFLLLGSALNHFLVPLLPGPVLGLLLLLAFLVLRGGVPATLGDASGQLLKYLPLLLVPPAVGIMLHVETIGRDFWAIAAALLGSLLVGIPLTGWLMQALIRRSRPEHRP, from the coding sequence ATGCTGCGCGGGATGTTCCTGCTGTTGTCGTTCCTGCTCCTGGGCTCTGCCCTCAACCACTTCCTCGTCCCGCTGCTGCCGGGGCCGGTACTCGGCCTGCTCCTGCTGCTGGCCTTCCTCGTGCTGCGCGGCGGGGTGCCGGCGACGCTGGGGGATGCCAGCGGCCAGTTGCTGAAATACCTGCCCCTGCTGCTGGTGCCGCCGGCGGTGGGGATCATGCTGCACGTGGAAACCATCGGCCGGGACTTCTGGGCCATCGCCGCCGCGCTGCTGGGCTCCCTGCTGGTGGGCATCCCGCTCACCGGCTGGCTGATGCAGGCGCTGATCCGCCGCAGCCGCCCGGAGCACCGCCCATGA
- the kynU gene encoding kynureninase — translation MSSSAPLTRDDFVRLDNEDGMGQFRARFDLPPNEIYLDGNSLGAMPAHVPARIDTVMRKEWAHGLIRSWNDADWYPAPQRTGGKIARLIGAQAHEVIVADSTSINLFKVLVAATRMQPSRKVILAERGNFPTDVYIADGVAELTGCELRCVEPDAVLDALDESVSILSLTHVNFKSGRRYDMAAITARAHEVGALVVWDLCHSAGAMPIELNGANADFAVGCGYKYLNGGPGAPAFVFVAERHIAQVRQPLTGWHGHAKPFDFSHDYAPHATIDRMLVGTAPQLGVLALEAALEVFEDVDMQALRTKSVALCDLFIQLCDQELQGLGIELRTPRDAEQRGSQVSLAHADAYPVMQALIARGIVGDFRAPDILRFGFTPLYTRYQDVWECVAALREILERKEWDRPEFLARKSVT, via the coding sequence ATGTCCAGCAGCGCCCCTCTCACCCGCGATGATTTCGTGCGCCTCGACAACGAGGACGGAATGGGTCAATTCCGCGCCCGTTTCGACCTGCCGCCCAACGAGATCTACCTCGACGGCAACTCCCTCGGCGCGATGCCGGCCCACGTCCCGGCGCGCATCGACACGGTGATGCGCAAGGAATGGGCCCATGGCCTGATCCGCTCCTGGAACGACGCCGACTGGTACCCGGCCCCGCAGCGCACCGGCGGCAAGATCGCCCGCCTGATCGGCGCCCAGGCCCACGAAGTGATAGTGGCCGACTCCACCTCCATCAACCTGTTCAAGGTGCTGGTCGCCGCCACCCGCATGCAGCCCTCGCGCAAGGTGATCCTGGCCGAGCGCGGCAACTTCCCCACTGACGTCTACATCGCCGACGGCGTGGCCGAGCTGACCGGCTGCGAGCTGCGCTGCGTGGAGCCGGATGCGGTGCTCGACGCCCTCGACGAGAGCGTGTCGATCCTGTCCCTGACCCACGTGAACTTCAAATCCGGCCGCCGCTACGACATGGCCGCCATCACCGCCCGCGCCCATGAAGTCGGCGCCCTGGTGGTGTGGGACCTGTGCCACTCGGCCGGCGCCATGCCCATCGAGCTGAACGGCGCCAACGCCGACTTCGCCGTGGGCTGCGGCTACAAGTACCTCAATGGCGGCCCCGGCGCGCCGGCCTTCGTGTTCGTCGCCGAGCGCCATATCGCCCAGGTGCGCCAGCCGCTGACCGGCTGGCACGGCCACGCCAAGCCCTTCGACTTCAGCCACGACTACGCGCCCCACGCCACCATCGACCGCATGCTGGTGGGCACCGCCCCGCAGCTCGGCGTGCTGGCCCTGGAGGCGGCGCTGGAGGTGTTCGAAGACGTCGACATGCAGGCCCTGCGCACCAAGAGCGTGGCCCTGTGCGACCTGTTCATCCAGCTCTGCGACCAGGAGCTGCAAGGCCTGGGCATCGAGCTGCGCACCCCGCGCGACGCCGAGCAGCGCGGCAGCCAGGTGTCCCTGGCCCACGCCGACGCCTACCCGGTGATGCAGGCACTGATCGCCCGCGGCATCGTCGGCGACTTCCGCGCGCCGGACATCCTGCGCTTTGGCTTCACCCCCCTCTACACGCGCTACCAGGACGTCTGGGAATGCGTGGCGGCACTGCGTGAAATCCTCGAACGAAAAGAATGGGACCGCCCGGAGTTCCTGGCCCGTAAATCGGTGACCTGA
- a CDS encoding amino acid permease: protein MTKTTSSFEQLVDREKGLKQSLTSGQLSMIAIGGAIGTGLFLGSGFAIGFAGPSVLVSYGIGALIALLLMGCLAEMTVRHPTSGSFGSFAEFYVSPGFGFAIRYAYWSSIVFAVGTEITAAAMYMKYWYPEVPGGYWMVAFSVALILANAFSVKVFGAIEYVFSLLKLCAIVVFILLGAWVVYGAPADSAIGFANYSNDRGFFPNGLWGTWVAVIVAFFSYLSIEMIAVAAGEAKDPQSAVTRAFRITVVRLVVFYLLTIALVLAIVPWGQNNGGQSPFVTVMEATGVPYAGAVFNAVILIAALSAMNSQLYITTRLMFSLSRAGQAPKVFGTLSGKGVPLPALLLSSVGIALATLLYLAYPEKAFTLMMSIAMFGAMFTWAGIFLTHLFFRRRQGGQPLAFKLWGYPWTSLAGLLLMLALMVTTLFTEEFAPTLLCGLPFLAVILLIYALRFRQRAPLEGDAPKPLPIQR, encoded by the coding sequence ATGACAAAAACAACAAGCTCATTCGAACAATTGGTAGACCGGGAAAAAGGCCTCAAGCAGAGCCTCACCAGCGGGCAGCTGTCGATGATCGCCATCGGTGGCGCCATCGGCACCGGCCTGTTCCTCGGCAGTGGTTTCGCCATCGGCTTCGCCGGGCCCAGCGTGCTGGTCAGCTACGGCATCGGCGCGCTGATCGCCCTGCTGCTGATGGGCTGCCTGGCGGAAATGACCGTGCGCCACCCGACCTCGGGCTCGTTCGGTTCCTTCGCCGAGTTCTACGTGTCACCCGGCTTCGGCTTCGCCATCCGCTACGCCTACTGGTCGTCCATCGTGTTTGCGGTGGGCACCGAGATCACCGCCGCAGCCATGTACATGAAGTACTGGTACCCCGAGGTGCCGGGTGGTTACTGGATGGTGGCCTTCTCGGTGGCGCTGATCCTGGCCAACGCCTTCAGCGTCAAGGTGTTCGGCGCCATCGAGTACGTCTTCTCGCTGCTCAAGCTGTGCGCCATCGTGGTGTTCATCCTGCTCGGCGCCTGGGTGGTCTACGGCGCGCCGGCGGATTCGGCCATCGGCTTCGCCAACTACAGCAACGACCGCGGCTTCTTCCCCAACGGCCTGTGGGGCACCTGGGTGGCGGTGATCGTGGCCTTCTTCAGCTACCTCAGCATCGAGATGATCGCCGTCGCCGCCGGTGAGGCGAAGGACCCGCAAAGCGCGGTGACCCGTGCCTTCCGCATCACCGTGGTGCGCCTGGTGGTGTTCTACCTGCTGACCATCGCCCTGGTCCTGGCCATCGTGCCCTGGGGCCAGAACAACGGCGGCCAGAGCCCCTTCGTCACGGTGATGGAAGCCACCGGCGTACCCTATGCGGGCGCGGTGTTCAACGCGGTGATCCTGATCGCAGCGCTGTCGGCGATGAACAGCCAGCTGTACATCACCACCCGCCTGATGTTCAGCCTGTCCCGGGCCGGCCAGGCGCCCAAGGTGTTCGGCACCCTCAGCGGCAAGGGCGTACCGCTGCCGGCGCTGCTGCTGTCTTCGGTGGGCATCGCCCTGGCCACCCTGCTGTACCTGGCGTACCCGGAAAAGGCCTTCACCCTGATGATGTCGATCGCCATGTTCGGTGCGATGTTCACCTGGGCGGGCATCTTCCTCACCCACCTGTTCTTCCGTCGCCGCCAGGGCGGCCAGCCGCTGGCGTTCAAGCTCTGGGGCTACCCCTGGACCAGCCTCGCCGGCCTGCTGCTGATGCTGGCGCTGATGGTCACCACGCTGTTCACCGAGGAGTTCGCGCCCACCCTGCTGTGCGGCCTGCCGTTCCTCGCGGTGATCCTGCTGATCTACGCCCTGCGCTTCCGGCAACGGGCGCCGCTCGAAGGCGACGCGCCCAAGCCACTGCCGATCCAGCGTTGA
- a CDS encoding OprD family porin encodes MLRRTLSAFLLAACACPLALAANEPAPGFVAGSQATLLLRNSYFNRSKENGRRDARDWTQGFVAQYASGFTEGTVGVGLDGFAYLGLKLDAPANKTGTGNLPVHDDGQPADEYAKAGAALKLRYSRSVLTLGEQRPDTPVFGVSHFRIVPQTATGIALVSQEIDGLDLQAGHFTSSTSPVTTNGDGDLWAVMAGVTTPRADYLGGRYRVAPGLDVSLYGARFKDIWDQYYASLDGRHALPGDRELGLTLTLYRTTDSGQARAGEIDNTTLGAATWLRSGAHRWLLGLQRVGGDTPFDYLGVGDNDRNGRNGRDQGASIYLPNAAQFADFNGPNERSWQVRYDLALERYGVPGLSLMARHVRGWGIDGSQIPAGSPYAGRYGADGEHRETNLELRYVVQAGPAKGLSLRARQAWHRADRDQGSGDLDDFRLITDYPIDLF; translated from the coding sequence ATGTTGCGCAGAACCCTCTCGGCATTCCTGCTGGCCGCCTGTGCCTGCCCGCTCGCCCTTGCGGCGAACGAGCCGGCGCCGGGCTTCGTTGCCGGCAGCCAGGCGACCCTGTTGCTGCGCAACTCCTACTTCAACCGCAGCAAGGAGAATGGCCGCCGCGACGCCCGCGACTGGACCCAGGGCTTCGTCGCCCAGTACGCCTCCGGCTTCACCGAAGGCACCGTCGGTGTCGGCCTCGACGGCTTCGCCTACCTCGGGCTGAAGCTCGATGCCCCGGCCAACAAGACCGGCACCGGCAACCTCCCGGTGCACGACGACGGCCAGCCCGCCGACGAGTACGCCAAGGCCGGCGCCGCCCTCAAGCTGCGTTACTCGCGCAGCGTGCTCACGCTCGGCGAGCAGCGCCCCGACACCCCGGTGTTCGGCGTCAGCCACTTCCGCATCGTGCCGCAGACCGCCACCGGTATTGCCCTGGTCAGCCAGGAGATCGACGGGCTCGACCTGCAGGCCGGGCACTTCACCTCGTCCACCAGCCCGGTGACCACCAACGGCGACGGCGATCTCTGGGCGGTGATGGCGGGCGTCACCACCCCGCGCGCCGACTACCTGGGCGGCCGCTACCGGGTCGCCCCCGGCCTGGATGTGAGCCTCTACGGCGCGCGCTTCAAGGACATCTGGGACCAGTACTACGCCAGCCTCGACGGCCGCCACGCACTGCCCGGTGACCGCGAGCTGGGCCTGACGCTGACCCTCTACCGCACCACCGACAGCGGCCAGGCGCGGGCCGGCGAGATCGACAACACCACCCTGGGCGCCGCCACCTGGCTGCGCAGTGGCGCGCACCGCTGGCTGCTGGGCCTGCAACGGGTGGGTGGCGATACGCCGTTCGACTACCTGGGCGTGGGCGACAACGACCGCAATGGCCGCAACGGGCGGGATCAGGGCGCCTCCATCTACCTGCCCAACGCCGCCCAGTTCGCCGACTTCAACGGCCCCAATGAGCGCTCCTGGCAGGTGCGCTATGACCTGGCGCTGGAGCGCTACGGCGTGCCCGGCCTGTCGCTGATGGCCCGCCATGTGCGCGGTTGGGGCATCGACGGCAGCCAGATTCCCGCCGGCAGCCCCTACGCCGGGCGCTACGGCGCCGATGGCGAGCACCGCGAAACCAACCTGGAGCTGCGCTACGTGGTGCAGGCCGGGCCGGCCAAGGGCCTGAGCCTGCGCGCGCGCCAGGCCTGGCACCGCGCCGACCGCGACCAGGGCTCGGGCGACCTCGACGACTTCCGCCTGATCACCGATTACCCCATCGACCTGTTCTGA
- a CDS encoding porin, with amino-acid sequence MRKLLLALPLVSGHAFAGIEISGIIDVTYEVATSGGDTVERVTGAGLSANRIQFKADQALTDDLSVKGVYEAMYNPHSDDDMGKREAYAQIISKRWGTLSAGRQDTPSANAYGYADPLFGNEYSLINNVSVFYAPWREDRSLMYISPRIEGFEFRGMATQGEKDGSRDGRVYSVALDYWADSPWYFSGALDRKYQRNLWDKDTMEYATDLYLTAVYSMGKTDLTAVYHRYTGYYAYAPWVDFESNGSDLQLGLRHNFGNKHNVAVSLIYKDDRKDEALSDAAGINLGYIYNYDENIDLYGVYAYIHHKRDSDVRYPISWNLESPLSDENPEGMQLGVRFKF; translated from the coding sequence ATGCGCAAACTTCTACTCGCACTTCCGCTTGTGAGCGGGCACGCTTTCGCGGGAATCGAGATATCCGGGATCATCGACGTCACCTACGAGGTGGCCACGTCAGGGGGGGACACCGTGGAGCGGGTCACCGGTGCCGGTCTCAGCGCCAACCGCATCCAGTTCAAGGCGGACCAGGCGCTCACCGACGACCTCTCGGTGAAGGGCGTCTACGAGGCGATGTACAACCCCCATTCCGATGACGACATGGGCAAGCGCGAAGCCTATGCCCAGATCATCTCCAAGCGCTGGGGCACCCTCAGCGCCGGGCGCCAGGACACGCCCTCGGCCAACGCCTACGGCTACGCCGACCCGCTGTTCGGCAACGAATACAGCCTGATCAACAACGTCAGCGTGTTCTATGCGCCCTGGCGTGAAGACCGCTCGCTGATGTACATCAGCCCGCGCATCGAGGGCTTCGAGTTCCGCGGCATGGCCACCCAGGGCGAGAAGGACGGCAGCCGCGATGGCCGCGTCTACAGCGTGGCGCTGGACTACTGGGCCGACAGCCCCTGGTATTTCTCCGGCGCCCTGGACCGCAAGTACCAGCGCAACCTCTGGGACAAGGACACCATGGAGTACGCCACCGACCTCTACCTGACGGCGGTGTACAGCATGGGCAAGACCGACCTGACCGCCGTCTACCACCGCTACACCGGCTACTACGCCTACGCGCCCTGGGTGGATTTCGAATCCAACGGCAGCGACCTGCAGCTGGGCCTGCGGCACAACTTCGGCAACAAGCACAACGTCGCCGTCAGCCTGATCTACAAGGACGACCGCAAGGACGAAGCCCTCAGCGACGCCGCCGGCATCAACCTTGGCTACATCTACAACTACGACGAGAACATCGACCTCTACGGCGTCTACGCCTACATCCACCACAAACGTGATTCGGATGTGCGCTACCCCATCAGCTGGAACCTGGAAAGCCCGCTTTCCGACGAAAACCCCGAAGGCATGCAGCTCGGCGTGCGCTTCAAGTTCTAG
- a CDS encoding amidohydrolase family protein: MKIDIHSHFFPTITREEAARLNPERAPWLHSDGRSGQIMVGDKPFRPVHDVLWDPVRRIEHLDEQGLDIQIMCATPVMFAYDAPIERALPWAQLMNDRALEMTARAPDRLKVLAQVPLQDIDAACREASRAKAAGHVGVQIGNHVGNHDLDHDNLVTFLSHCANDGIPVLVHPWDMMGGERMRKWMLPWLVAMPAETQLGILSLILSGAFERIPESLRICFAHGGGGFAFLLGRVDNAWRHRDIVREDCPQLPSSYVKRFFVDSAVFDPRALQLLVDVMGPDRVMLGSDSPFPLGEQRIGSGVLEHPRLDDADKARICAGNAREFFGI, translated from the coding sequence ATGAAAATCGATATCCACTCGCACTTCTTCCCCACCATCACCCGGGAGGAAGCCGCACGGCTCAACCCCGAGCGCGCGCCCTGGCTGCACAGCGACGGCCGCAGCGGCCAGATCATGGTCGGCGACAAGCCCTTCCGCCCGGTGCACGACGTGCTCTGGGACCCAGTCCGGCGCATCGAGCACCTCGACGAGCAGGGCCTGGACATCCAGATCATGTGCGCCACCCCGGTGATGTTCGCCTACGACGCGCCCATCGAACGCGCCCTGCCCTGGGCCCAGCTGATGAACGACCGCGCCCTGGAGATGACCGCCCGCGCCCCGGACCGCCTCAAGGTGCTGGCCCAGGTGCCGCTGCAGGACATAGACGCCGCCTGCCGCGAAGCCAGCCGCGCCAAGGCCGCCGGCCACGTCGGCGTGCAGATCGGCAACCACGTGGGCAACCACGACCTGGACCACGACAACCTGGTGACCTTCCTCAGCCACTGCGCCAACGACGGCATCCCGGTGCTGGTGCACCCCTGGGACATGATGGGCGGCGAGCGCATGCGCAAATGGATGCTGCCCTGGCTGGTGGCGATGCCGGCGGAAACCCAGCTGGGCATCCTCTCGCTGATCCTCTCCGGCGCCTTCGAGCGCATCCCCGAGTCGCTGCGCATCTGCTTCGCCCATGGCGGCGGCGGCTTCGCCTTCCTCCTCGGCCGCGTCGACAACGCCTGGCGCCACCGCGACATCGTCCGCGAGGACTGCCCGCAACTGCCCTCAAGCTACGTGAAGCGCTTCTTCGTCGACTCCGCCGTGTTCGACCCCCGCGCCCTGCAGCTGCTGGTGGACGTGATGGGCCCGGACCGGGTCATGCTCGGCTCCGACTCGCCCTTCCCCCTGGGCGAACAGCGCATCGGCTCCGGCGTGCTCGAACACCCGCGCCTGGACGACGCCGACAAGGCGCGCATCTGCGCCGGCAACGCCCGGGAGTTCTTCGGCATCTGA